One window from the genome of Acinetobacter sp. LoGeW2-3 encodes:
- the thyA gene encoding thymidylate synthase, producing the protein MRQYLDLLQHILDNGGDKGDRTGTGTRSVFGHQMRFDLSKGFPLLTTKKVHFRSIVIELLWFLKGDTNVQYLKDNKVSIWDEWSTAEQTARFGRPEGELGPVYGHQWRNFGATKNEDGSYNNDGFDQIKWLVNEIKTNPNSRRLIVSGWNPNEAGQVALPPCHTLFQFFVHNGKLSCQLYQRSADVFLGVPFNIASYALLTHMIAQVCELDVGDFVWTGGDTHLYANHFEQAQLQLSREPLGLCQLKLNPEIKDLFDFKFEDIEIVGYESHPGIKAPVAV; encoded by the coding sequence ATGCGCCAATACCTTGACCTTTTACAACATATCCTCGACAACGGCGGCGATAAAGGCGACCGTACCGGTACTGGTACGCGTTCGGTATTTGGTCATCAAATGCGCTTTGATCTTTCCAAAGGTTTCCCTTTACTAACCACCAAAAAAGTTCACTTCCGTTCGATTGTGATTGAACTGCTGTGGTTCCTGAAAGGCGATACCAACGTTCAATACCTAAAAGATAATAAAGTCAGCATTTGGGATGAATGGTCCACTGCAGAACAGACTGCACGTTTTGGCCGCCCAGAAGGTGAGCTTGGTCCAGTGTATGGTCATCAGTGGCGTAACTTTGGCGCTACTAAAAATGAAGATGGTAGCTATAACAATGATGGTTTTGACCAGATTAAATGGCTGGTTAATGAAATCAAGACCAATCCGAATTCACGCCGTCTGATCGTGTCTGGCTGGAACCCGAATGAAGCAGGTCAAGTGGCGCTGCCACCTTGCCATACCTTGTTCCAGTTCTTCGTACATAATGGCAAACTGTCTTGCCAGTTATATCAACGTAGTGCGGATGTTTTTTTAGGCGTACCATTTAATATCGCCAGCTATGCCCTGCTCACCCATATGATCGCGCAAGTCTGTGAGCTGGACGTCGGTGATTTTGTCTGGACCGGTGGTGATACACACTTATATGCTAACCATTTTGAACAAGCACAGCTTCAACTTAGCCGTGAACCACTTGGTCTGTGTCAGTTAAAACTGAATCCTGAAATCAAAGATCTGTTCGATTTCAAATTCGAAGATATTGAAATTGTGGGTTATGAATCCCATCCAGGAATTAAAGCGCCAGTCGCGGTTTAA
- a CDS encoding NRDE family protein: MCIVALAWRVLDDKPLCLISNRDEFYQRPTVSLHAWENSPIIAGQDLQSGGTWMGVTASGRWAVITNFRDGNDKNNYPTSRGHIIQNFLESELTPIRFAQELEKQQCDYAGFNLFVGDREQAIYMSNRGEAPQVLAHGVYVVSNGLLTEHWEKTRHLRKRFTQEFLPMMQHPDTPKADLYYAVWDILEDERKIIPELLPKTGISHEMEQLLSSTFIQSPVYGTRCSNFLRMKTDEWQWLEKSQQGETAGQIVEQVIPITT, encoded by the coding sequence ATGTGTATCGTCGCTTTGGCTTGGCGTGTACTGGATGACAAGCCACTTTGTCTGATTTCAAACCGGGATGAGTTCTATCAGCGTCCGACAGTTAGCCTGCATGCCTGGGAAAATAGCCCGATTATTGCCGGTCAGGATTTACAGTCTGGCGGTACCTGGATGGGTGTGACTGCTTCAGGAAGATGGGCGGTGATTACCAATTTCCGTGATGGCAATGACAAGAATAATTATCCGACTTCACGTGGCCATATTATTCAGAATTTTCTGGAGTCGGAGCTTACCCCGATCCGTTTTGCTCAAGAGCTGGAAAAGCAGCAATGTGATTATGCCGGCTTTAACCTGTTCGTCGGTGATCGTGAACAGGCAATTTATATGAGTAACCGTGGTGAAGCGCCGCAAGTGCTGGCACATGGCGTGTATGTAGTGTCTAATGGCTTGCTGACTGAACATTGGGAAAAGACCCGACATTTACGCAAGCGTTTTACACAAGAATTCCTGCCGATGATGCAGCATCCCGATACACCTAAGGCTGACCTGTACTATGCGGTATGGGATATTCTGGAAGATGAACGCAAGATCATTCCGGAGCTATTACCGAAGACCGGGATCTCGCATGAAATGGAACAACTATTATCTTCGACCTTTATTCAAAGTCCAGTGTATGGCACGCGCTGTTCCAATTTCCTCAGAATGAAAACCGATGAATGGCAATGGCTGGAAAAATCCCAACAGGGTGAAACAGCAGGGCAGATTGTCGAGCAAGTCATTCCGATCACTACATAA
- the lgt gene encoding prolipoprotein diacylglyceryl transferase, producing MLTYPNIDPVAISLGPLQVHWYGLMYLMAFLFAWGLATYRAKQRGWTPDMVSDLIFFGALGVIIGGRVGYVFFYGFSQFLADPLWLFQIWTGGMSFHGGFLGVILAMLLWCKKYKMTWFQTLDFIAPCVPTGLMFGRIGNFIGGELYGRQVTDPNFAFGMIFPTDPLQLVRHPSQLYQALCEGLILFIVLWWFSSKPRPRMAVSALFLIGYGLARFIVEFFREPDNGQLFIAWMSKGQFLSLPMILIGLWMIWYAYQKKIYDWGPQKNV from the coding sequence ATGCTCACCTATCCCAATATTGATCCCGTAGCGATTTCGCTCGGGCCATTGCAGGTCCACTGGTATGGACTGATGTACCTGATGGCATTTTTATTTGCCTGGGGACTGGCGACTTATCGCGCTAAACAACGCGGCTGGACACCAGATATGGTCTCGGATTTAATTTTCTTCGGGGCACTTGGGGTCATCATTGGTGGTCGTGTTGGCTATGTATTCTTTTATGGCTTTTCCCAGTTCCTGGCAGATCCATTGTGGCTGTTCCAGATCTGGACGGGTGGCATGAGCTTTCACGGTGGTTTCCTGGGTGTAATCTTGGCGATGCTGCTGTGGTGTAAGAAATACAAAATGACATGGTTCCAGACTTTGGACTTTATCGCACCTTGCGTACCTACTGGTCTAATGTTTGGCCGTATCGGTAATTTTATCGGTGGCGAACTGTATGGTCGTCAGGTCACTGATCCAAACTTTGCCTTCGGCATGATTTTCCCAACCGATCCGCTACAATTGGTTCGTCATCCATCCCAACTCTATCAGGCACTCTGTGAAGGTCTGATTCTGTTTATCGTATTATGGTGGTTCAGTTCTAAACCGCGCCCACGTATGGCTGTTTCTGCGCTATTCCTGATTGGCTATGGTCTGGCACGTTTTATCGTCGAGTTCTTCCGTGAACCGGACAATGGTCAACTATTTATTGCCTGGATGAGTAAGGGACAATTCCTCAGCCTACCAATGATTCTGATTGGCCTATGGATGATATGGTATGCCTACCAGAAGAAAATTTACGACTGGGGTCCACAGAAAAACGTGTAA
- a CDS encoding CHAP domain-containing protein yields MIYDHQVNMSEVHAPVQANVIIRSQSGKNSKGQSQRKATETARNKTSESRKTFSVMNGQRFDIEKFTNYLQGITRNKSTQMCARSIRIGLQSSGAKIVNHPVAAADWGSTLQQLGYRKINLSFDRPKKGDIYIIDRTSQHKYGHIAAYSGSAWVSDFRQAGYAVYRSPEVKYTYYRLDNTI; encoded by the coding sequence ATGATTTATGATCATCAAGTGAATATGAGTGAAGTTCATGCTCCTGTTCAAGCGAACGTCATAATTCGTTCCCAGTCGGGAAAAAATTCCAAAGGTCAGTCACAACGCAAAGCAACTGAAACTGCCCGCAACAAAACGTCTGAATCACGTAAAACCTTTAGCGTGATGAACGGTCAGCGTTTTGATATTGAAAAATTCACCAATTATTTGCAAGGCATTACTCGCAATAAGAGTACCCAGATGTGTGCGCGTAGTATTCGCATCGGCCTGCAATCTTCAGGTGCTAAAATCGTAAACCACCCTGTCGCTGCAGCTGACTGGGGTAGCACCTTACAGCAATTGGGCTACCGCAAAATTAACCTGTCATTTGACCGTCCGAAAAAGGGTGATATCTATATCATTGACCGTACTTCACAACATAAGTATGGCCATATTGCCGCTTATTCAGGTTCGGCTTGGGTATCAGACTTTAGACAAGCAGGCTATGCGGTCTATCGCAGCCCAGAAGTGAAATACACTTACTATCGTCTGGATAATACGATTTAA
- a CDS encoding lipocalin family protein, protein MSHDIPTVSNFNLTQYLGTWYEIARLPMKHQPEDSTDISAVYSLNESGTVRVQNRCLDGDGKLDESIGEATIVDAENAKLEVSFLPEGLRWVPFTKGDYWVLKLDGNYQTALVGEPSMKYLWLLHRTPTIDEATKQEYLAYAQSLGYDLSDLIDTVHTGKPTA, encoded by the coding sequence ATGAGTCATGATATCCCGACCGTTTCAAATTTTAATCTCACCCAATATTTAGGCACCTGGTATGAAATTGCCCGCCTGCCAATGAAACATCAGCCTGAAGACAGTACCGATATCTCAGCTGTTTATAGCCTGAATGAAAGTGGTACCGTACGTGTTCAGAACCGCTGTCTGGATGGTGATGGCAAGCTGGATGAATCCATTGGTGAAGCAACCATTGTCGATGCTGAGAATGCCAAACTTGAAGTCAGCTTCCTGCCAGAAGGCTTACGCTGGGTTCCATTTACCAAGGGAGATTATTGGGTATTGAAGCTGGATGGTAACTATCAAACAGCATTGGTCGGTGAGCCAAGCATGAAATATCTATGGCTGTTACACCGCACCCCAACCATTGATGAAGCGACCAAACAGGAATATCTGGCTTATGCACAATCGCTCGGTTATGACCTGTCTGATCTGATTGATACGGTACATACCGGTAAGCCAACTGCTTAA